From a single Ornithodoros turicata isolate Travis chromosome 8, ASM3712646v1, whole genome shotgun sequence genomic region:
- the LOC135365832 gene encoding serine-rich adhesin for platelets-like, protein MSTSSSGDNTLTVSSTKPSSKDGSSDETTTAFPNKSESSTKKDHHVDTSAEDQTTTQSTKLSDLEESTATISTSSSADNALTVSSTKSSSKDGNSDESTTTLDNLGSSKKDNQRADTSNEDDGSVTVSTKPGSPEELLTTTNPPSSGGSTLTVPSTKSSSKDENSYENTTTFDNNLITSTNNDQLEDTYAEDDVSIKEAQTADGSEGLLTTTNPPSFGSDTVAVPGSKPSPKDKNSDEDITRSDNNFEQSTTTPNPLEPGDVLSTKSKQTNVDETFEKTVTGSTPSETVVGDVDEPTTLSPGVTDVGIGDTPRATGERTSSESSTRKSTPPGSVDVSPHSKKEDDGAGGIGIGIGAGVGGIVGGILTGGIPKPVPVGPGGGEVPAEPGNNNNGNNDDEAPDDKSSEDKDESKEDKKKTPTMKPPTTTTTTTTTTTTASTPAKRSTTSTSTTSSTSTSTSTSTTTESRNDVCEIEPEFDFSVEVDFNQVSLPDSTQVADGGSQAESGKSPEESGEEKSKGSSGASTAVPASDQQAPVSTGSSSGTPSESSTGVGDKESESYSQPTEADLENGAPAHPSQAADGDAQIESGKFPKESGKSEGDTAVVDIITSSAVSATQQQEPVSTDAFSSSTSRPSDNAEEKESESGSPPKNSAKPTPVDLILPNDPNLKIRDWLHEIHGTLEAVTMSGGHVTLHIKVNGIAYNVVVDMQRLHELLGDQ, encoded by the coding sequence ATGAGTACTTCATCTTCCGGCGATAACACCCTTACGGTATCCAGCACCAAACCCTCTTCGAAGGATGGTAGTTCTGATGAAACAACCACAGCATTTCCAAACAAGTCTGAATCATCGACAAAAAAAGACCATCATGTAGATACTTCCGCCGAAGATCAGACTACAACACAATCAACGAAACTCAGTGATTTAGAGGAATCGACAGCCACTATAAGTACATCATCGTCCGCCGATAACGCCCTTACAGTATCCAGCACCAAATCATCTTCGAAGGATGGGAATTCTGATGAAAGCACCACAACACTTGACAACTTGGGATCATCAAAAAAAGACAACCAACGTGCAGATACCTCCAACGAAGACGATGGTTCTGTGACAGTGTCAACGAAACCCGGGAGTCCAGAGGAACTGCTAACGACAACTAATCCTCCGTCATCCGGGGGTAGCACCCTTACAGTACCGAGCACCAAATCATCATCGAAGGATGAAAATTCTTATGAAAACACGACAACATTTGACAACAACTTGATAACATCGACAAATAACGACCAACTTGAAGACACCTACGCGGAGGATGATGTGTCTATAAAAGAGGCACAGACAGCCGATGGTTCTGAGGGATTGCTAACTACTACGAATCCTCCATCCTTCGGAAGTGACACCGTTGCAGTACCGGGCAGCAAGCCATCACCGAAGGATAAGAATTCTGATGAAGACATCACAAGATCTGACAACAACTTCGAACAATCAACAACGACACCTAACCCCCTTGAGCCCGGCGATGTGTTATCGACTAAAAGTAAACAAACAAATGTTGATGAAACATTTGAAAAAACTGTTACCGGAAGCACTCCGTCTGAAACAGTTGTCGGCGACGTTGATGAACCTACAACTTTGTCACCCGGTGTCACCGACGTGGGAATAGGCGATACACCAAGAGCTACAGGTGAGCGAACAAGTAGCGAATCTTCGACGCGGAAAAGTACGCCGCCGGGAAGTGTCGATGTTTCACCGCATTCTAAGAAAGAGGACGATGGTGCGGGAGGAATAGGTATTGGCATAGGTGCTGGCGTAGGAGGCATAGTTGGTGGAATCCTTACGGGCGGCATACCGAAACCTGTTCCTGTAGGCCCAGGAGGAGGCGAGGTACCAGCCGAGCCtggcaataataataatggcaACAATGATGACGAGGCACCTGACGATAAGAGTTCTGAAGATAAGGACGAGTCAAAGGaagacaagaagaaaacacCCACAATGAAACCCCCCACTACTACCacgactaccaccaccaccaccaccacagcatCGACGCCAGCTAAACGCAGCACTACATCGACGTCAACTACAAGCagcacatcaacatcaacaagtACAAGCACCACAACAGAAAGCCGCAATGATGTCTGTGAAATTGAACCCGAATTCGATTTTTCAGTCGAAGTAGATTTCAATCAGGTCTCACTTCCTGACAGCACTCAAGTCGCCGATGGCGGTTCGCAAGCGGAGAGCGGTAAATCTCCAGAAGAATCAGGAGAAGAAAAGTCCAAAGGAAGCTCAGGTGCAAGCACCGCAGTGCCAGCTTCAGATCAGCAAGCGCCTGTCAGTACAGGCTCAAGTAGCGGCACACCAAGCGAAAGTAGTACAGGTGTTGGTGACAAGGAATCAGAAAGCTATTCCCAACCAACCGAAGCCGATTTGGAAAATGGCGCACCTGCTCACCCCAGCCAAGCCGCTGATGGCGATGCACAAATAGAAAGCGGTAAATTCCCAAAAGAATCAGGAAAATCCGAAGGAGACACTGCGGTTGTCGATATAATTACGAGCTCCGCTGTGTCCGCCACACAACAGCAAGAGCCTGTCAGTACAGACGCGTTCAGCTCAAGCACCAGTAGACCAAGCGACAATGCGGAGGAAAAAGAATCAGAAAGCGGTTCCCCACCTAAAAATTCCGCGAAACCGACCCCAGTCGATTTGATCCTTCCAAACGATCCCAATTTGAAGATTAGAGACTGGCTGCATGAAATACATGGAACGCTGGAAGCTGTAACGATGTCTGGAGGCCATGTGACATTGCATATCAAAGTAAACGGGATTGCTTATAATGTCGTCGTTGATATGCAACGGCTACATGAGTTGTTGGGAGATCAATAA